A window of the Trichoderma asperellum chromosome 6, complete sequence genome harbors these coding sequences:
- a CDS encoding uncharacterized protein (EggNog:ENOG41): MGSWDCYCAICGGPFCTLSVAQKPRSQRFFRRHGLSQPQSSSSAHANQSTEDDRGDATAETGNNGAADAASIEKITAEDELEDGSYDPDVISSRKTAWLEDLHILMKGEDEETGEEVGCVSGVGRYYDSAQVDVDKGDDPNFDPQAEIVAYDGSFPFHWPCFEILGTVLEGKAGINGLNKLKLYTTMRAAHPMFASRLNKLDYGNPGPACDQWWFSEAGKEFVVIHPTATLKKTTALIRDRWMKCTQVVSPSDRLRRAGADIFQRLPLELLAKTCNMLTPESLFQLALASPTIDALVEDKPFWKQYLPIHMPWSFELLSLFDDESQTFFHNVDYKSLVRWVDQETTPRLWMRGPFMSIANRRRIWHVCEQMEPVYSGRLRRFPLSEEERRRSELMMARMGLPPRQLQNS; encoded by the exons ATGGGTTCTTGGGACTGCTATTGTGCCATATGTGGGGGACCGTTTTGCACATTGTCTGTGGCGCAAAAGCCACGCAGCCAGCGATTCTTTCGCCGCCACGGTCTTAGCCAACCGCAGTCGTCCAGCTCAGCGCACGCCAATCAGTCCACAGAAGATGATCGCGGAGATGCAACAGCTGAGACTGGCAATAATGGGGCGGCTGATGCAGCATCTATAGAAAAGATAACAGCGGAAGATGAACTGGAAGATGGCTCATACGACCCTGATGTTATATCTTCAAGAAAGACAGCCTGGTTGGAAGATCTTCATATCCTAATGAAGggtgaagacgaagagacaGGAGAAGAAGT TGGGTGTGTTTCAGGCGTTGGCAGATATTACGATTCCGCTCAGGTTGACGTCGATAAAGGTGACGATCCCAACTTTGACCCACAAGCTGAGATAGTCGCCTACGACGGCAGCTTTCCGTTTCACTGGCCCTGTTTTGAGATTCTCGGGACGGTTCTCGAAGGCAAAGCTGGAATCAATGGCTTGAACAAATTGAAGTTGTACACCACTATGCGGGCCGCCCATCCCATGTTCGCCAGTCGCCTAAACAAGCTCGATTATGGTAACCCCGGCCCAGCTTGTGATCAGTGGTGGTTTTCTGAAGCGGGGAAAGAATTTGTCGTTATCCACCCAACAGCTACATTGAAGAAAACCACTGCACTGATTCGAGACAGATGGATGAAGTGTACTCAAGTGGTCAGCCCTTCTGATCGCTTGCGTCGTGCCGGCGCAGATATTTTTCAGAGACTGCCGTTGGAGTTATTGGCCAAGACCTGCAACATGTTGACTCCAGAGTCTCTATTTCAATTGGCCTTGGCATCACCAACTATTGATGCTTTGGTGGAAGACAAGCCGTTCTGGAAACAATATCTCCCAATCCATATGCCCTGGAGCTTTGAGTTACTATCACTTTTTGATGATGAGTCGCAAACCTTTTTCCACAATGTCGACTACAAGTCTCTCGTCCGGTGGGTGGACCAAGAGACAACCCCGCGTCTGTGGATGCGCGGCCCGTTTATGAGCATTGCCAATCGTCGGCGCATCTGGCACGTCTGCGAACAAATGGAACCGGTCTACTCAGGGCGCCTTAGAAGGTTTCCATTATCGGAAGAAGAGCGGAGACGATCAGAACTCATGATGGCGCGAATGGGCTTGCCTCCAAGGCAATTACAGAACAGCTGA
- a CDS encoding uncharacterized protein (EggNog:ENOG41~SECRETED:SignalP(1-21)), with translation MVRYSVIPLAILATLSSFAAANNCKTNLNYCGATLLRVGNYNEQILEALRASGQPTDGAHIERSLFFCAGGPNGEINFLQFCGSRCVDGGANHNDYCY, from the exons ATGGTTCGATACTCAGTCATCCCTCTTGCGATTCTCGCCACCCTTTCCTCTTTCGCTGCTGCGAATAATTGCAAGACCAACCTCAACTACTGCGGAGCTACACTCCTACGAGTTG GAAACTATAATGAGCAAATTTTGGAGGCACTTAGAGCCAGCGGCCAGCCAACAGACGGAGCGCATATTGAAAGGTCGCTGTTTTTTTGCGCCGGAGGTCCCAACGGAGAGATTAACTTCCTTCAATTTTGCGGCAGCAGGTGTGTCGATGGCGGTGCGAACCATAACGACTATTGCTATTGA
- a CDS encoding uncharacterized protein (SECRETED:SignalP(1-18)~EggNog:ENOG41), with amino-acid sequence MALRSTISLLAFCSASLAATPSHDSVRTLYEFPKPSYIENLAVRSNGQILITGLSTPQLFLFDPSATGPSKPLIVHEFDQSLGLAGIAEYQPDVFAVISGNTSFTTTVQVAGTWNVWSVDLRGVEISTKNGQAQLSSPPVVKKIAHVKPAQFLNGLTVLSESDQTLLMSDVNGGVIWRLDIETGNYEVVINNTLTALYPSPPFSASGVDGVHVRGSSAYFTNFGSGTFNKVPINRDGTPAGPVTTLGHSKGPLHQFDDFTFDCDGNAFVVTGGANTIEMISADGKSHVAIAGNLNSTAIAEPTSCAFGRGPHDKSILYVVTAGGMETPVNGNIVIGGQLVAVKTTSKGSAC; translated from the coding sequence ATGGCTCTACGGTCCACAATCTCTCTACTTGCTTTCTGTAGCGCTTCCTTAGCTGCAACGCCATCGCATGACTCAGTTCGCACTCTCTATGAGTTCCCCAAGCCATCGTACATTGAGAATCTAGCAGTCCGAAGCAATGGCCAAATTCTCATTACAGGCCTAAGCACACCAcaactcttcctcttcgatCCCTCAGCGACTGGTCCGAGCAAACCTCTCATTGTTCACGAGTTTGACCAATCTCTTGGCTTGGCGGGCATTGCAGAGTACCAACCAGATGTATTTGCTGTTATCTCTGGCAATACTTCATTCACAACCACTGTTCAAGTCGCTGGTACTTGGAATGTTTGGAGCGTTGACTTGCGCGGTGTCGAAATTTCAaccaaaaatggccaagCACAACTCTCGTCGCCGCCTGTGGTGAAGAAAATTGCACATGTCAAACCGGCTCAGTTTCTCAACGGCTTAACAGTGCTGTCCGAGTCCGACCAAACACTCCTCATGAGCGATGTTAACGGTGGCGTCATCTGGAGGTTAGATATTGAGACCGGTAATTATGAGGTCGTTATTAACAATACGTTGACGGCGCTTTACCCATCGCCTCCATTTTCAGCTTCTGGTGTAGATGGTGTTCATGTACGGGGTAGTTCGGCCTACTTTACAAATTTTGGAAGCGGCACTTTCAATAAGGTACCTATCAACAGGGACGGAACGCCGGCAGGGCCTGTCACAACACTGGGGCATAGTAAGGGACCACTGCACCAGTTCGACGATTTTACTTTTGACTGCGACGGCAACGCATTTGTGGTTACAGGAGGTGCAAACACCATTGAGATGATTTCAGCCGATGGTAAAAGTCATGTTGCCATTGCTGGGAACCTCAATTCCACTGCCATTGCAGAGCCAACATCCTGTGCTTTTGGACGAGGGCCGCATGATAAGAGTATTCTTTATGTGGTCACTGCGGGTGGGATGGAAACACCAGTGAATGGAAATATAGTCATTGGTGGGCAGCTCGTTGCGGTCAAAACGACTTCCAAAGGTTCTGCCTGCTGA